In Rhodoferax koreense, a genomic segment contains:
- a CDS encoding Bug family tripartite tricarboxylate transporter substrate binding protein: MTTTPVNANRRRIALAAAGLLLNCAGSRIAAAASPSSWPNKAIRIVVPFAPGGASDTIARILSEQLAKRLEQPVIIDNKPGGATIIGVDSVAKSAADGNTILLAGVGSFSVLPALRKTLPFDVERDFAPIALVNYTPNILVTASEKPYRTLAELLQAAKNHPNTIRYATYGDGSANHLCGALLAHAAGVELEAIPYKGAADAKLALLRGEVDLSFETLASVGGELKSGRLRALAHGGAGRTGLLPDLPGLSELGYGQAAVQPFFGMMVPAATPEAIKSRLTKEVLEIMAQPDVKARAVAAYLEPVAIGPAEMKTTIQASTATFRRVAQQLKLSLD, translated from the coding sequence ATGACAACCACGCCCGTGAATGCCAACCGGCGGCGCATCGCCCTCGCTGCCGCCGGTCTGCTGCTGAATTGCGCCGGATCGCGCATCGCGGCCGCCGCCTCCCCCTCCTCCTGGCCGAACAAGGCCATCCGGATCGTGGTGCCGTTCGCGCCCGGTGGCGCCTCGGACACCATCGCCAGGATACTGTCCGAGCAGTTGGCCAAGCGTCTCGAGCAGCCGGTCATCATCGATAACAAACCGGGCGGTGCCACCATCATCGGCGTCGACAGCGTGGCCAAGTCGGCGGCGGACGGCAACACGATCCTGCTTGCCGGCGTCGGCAGCTTCAGCGTGCTGCCGGCACTGCGAAAGACGCTGCCTTTCGACGTCGAGCGCGACTTCGCACCGATTGCCCTGGTCAACTACACGCCGAACATCCTGGTCACCGCATCGGAGAAGCCCTACCGGACCTTGGCCGAGTTGCTGCAGGCGGCGAAGAACCATCCGAACACCATCCGCTATGCGACCTATGGCGACGGCAGCGCCAACCACCTGTGCGGTGCGCTGCTCGCGCATGCGGCCGGGGTCGAGCTCGAAGCCATCCCCTACAAAGGTGCGGCCGATGCGAAGCTGGCGCTGCTGCGCGGCGAGGTCGACCTGAGTTTCGAGACGCTCGCCAGCGTCGGTGGGGAGCTCAAGAGCGGGCGCCTGAGGGCATTGGCGCACGGAGGGGCGGGCCGCACGGGCCTGTTGCCGGATTTGCCGGGCCTGTCCGAGCTCGGTTATGGGCAGGCCGCAGTTCAGCCTTTCTTCGGAATGATGGTGCCGGCTGCCACGCCTGAGGCGATCAAGTCGAGGTTGACCAAGGAGGTTCTCGAGATCATGGCGCAACCGGACGTGAAGGCGCGCGCGGTGGCGGCCTACCTGGAGCCGGTCGCCATCGGCCCGGCGGAGATGAAGACGACCATCCAGGCCAGTACCGCCACCTTCCGGCGCGTCGCGCAGCAACTGAAGCTCTCGCTCGACTGA
- a CDS encoding porin: MGKQWSAIALVGGCALVSGTAYGQSSVSLYGLLDTGITYTNRNVDASGQSVGHRLSVHPGAMQASRLGFRGTEDLGCGLKTLFVIESGINLDTGTAAQGGLLFGRRSVVGMQGGSGTVLAGRQPDFLDDMGALSSTLDFGSQVSTIHGLDRTYTDRTNNSVRYTSPRIAGVMGTAMIGFGENATVTSGRALGAGLDYTDDKLRLAAGYYQSQLGVAGSASSFADTGAANIGAQPPAAGVVGVPGDVALRTFTLGAAYQWGNTRLHGTWSNTVQPLAVASASRALRGPGSERVNVLDLGVSYAVTAALNLNASVIHDKVKFVAAPSGSLTQYNLGLDYFLSKRTDLYANAGYQTASRMLTPGMGEGAPGGSSSQVLTRVGIRHKF, from the coding sequence ATGGGAAAGCAATGGAGCGCCATCGCGTTGGTGGGCGGTTGTGCGTTGGTGTCGGGGACCGCCTACGGCCAATCGTCGGTGTCGCTGTACGGGCTGCTGGACACGGGCATCACCTACACCAACCGCAACGTCGATGCGTCCGGACAATCGGTGGGGCACCGGCTGTCGGTTCACCCCGGGGCGATGCAAGCCTCGCGGCTGGGCTTTCGCGGAACGGAGGATCTCGGCTGCGGGCTGAAGACGCTGTTCGTCATCGAGTCCGGCATCAACCTGGACACCGGCACCGCAGCGCAGGGCGGCCTGCTGTTCGGTCGGCGCTCGGTGGTGGGCATGCAGGGCGGCTCCGGAACGGTGCTGGCCGGCCGGCAGCCGGACTTCCTGGACGACATGGGCGCTTTGTCATCGACCTTGGATTTTGGGTCGCAGGTCTCGACCATCCACGGACTCGATCGCACCTATACCGATCGCACCAACAATTCGGTGCGGTACACGTCGCCCCGGATCGCTGGGGTGATGGGCACCGCCATGATCGGGTTCGGTGAAAACGCCACGGTCACCTCGGGCCGGGCGCTCGGCGCGGGACTCGACTACACCGACGACAAACTCCGCCTTGCGGCGGGCTACTACCAGTCGCAACTGGGCGTCGCCGGTTCGGCCAGCAGCTTTGCCGATACGGGCGCGGCCAACATCGGCGCGCAGCCACCGGCCGCCGGCGTGGTCGGGGTGCCCGGCGACGTCGCGCTGCGCACCTTCACCCTGGGCGCAGCCTACCAATGGGGTAACACGCGGCTGCACGGCACATGGTCCAACACCGTGCAGCCGCTGGCGGTGGCCAGTGCTTCCCGCGCATTGCGGGGCCCAGGGAGCGAACGCGTGAATGTACTGGACCTGGGCGTCAGCTACGCCGTCACTGCGGCGCTGAACCTCAACGCCAGCGTCATTCATGACAAGGTGAAGTTCGTCGCCGCGCCGTCGGGCAGCCTGACGCAATACAACCTGGGCCTGGACTATTTCCTGTCGAAGCGGACCGACTTGTACGCCAATGCCGGCTACCAGACCGCCTCGCGCATGCTCACCCCCGGCATGGGGGAGGGCGCGCCTGGTGGCAGCAGCTCCCAGGTGCTGACCCGCGTGGGCATACGGCACAAGTTTTGA
- a CDS encoding M20 family metallopeptidase: MAFQRVLAARVAMRTESQRPESLPLLHRYLTELIVPELEAMGFSYRIIDNPEPGRSPFLLAERIEGDDVPTVLSYGHGDVVNGYDAQWREGLSPWTLTVEGDRWYGRGTADNKVQHSINLAALAQVRQARGGKLGFNMKILLEMGEEAGSHGLHEVCRQYRDFLKADVFISSDGPRLAADEPTVFLGARGGLNFDLRIQLREGAHHSGNWGGLLSNPGVRLAHAIASMVDERGRILVPALLPNCLPDNVRQALRTIEVGTDADAPAIAPNWGEPGLTPSERVFGWNSFEVITFKTGNPEAPVNAIPASAYAMCQIRYVVGSDNTNFIAHIRRHLDDHGFDDVAVSQNGTEAMATRLDPDSPWVHWCMASIDRTVGRPPRLLPNLGGSLPNDAFADILGLPTLWIPHSYPGCAQHAPNEHVLASVTRQALQIMAGVFWDLGEADTPSRRSTVPASP, translated from the coding sequence ATGGCGTTCCAGCGGGTCCTGGCGGCGCGTGTGGCCATGCGGACCGAGAGCCAGCGTCCCGAAAGCCTGCCGTTGCTGCATCGCTACCTGACCGAACTGATCGTGCCCGAGCTTGAGGCCATGGGTTTCTCGTACCGGATCATCGACAACCCCGAGCCCGGACGCAGCCCCTTCCTGTTGGCCGAACGCATCGAGGGCGACGATGTGCCGACAGTGCTGAGCTACGGCCACGGCGATGTCGTCAACGGTTACGACGCACAGTGGCGCGAAGGGCTCAGTCCCTGGACGCTGACCGTCGAAGGCGACCGCTGGTACGGCCGCGGCACGGCCGACAACAAGGTTCAGCACTCCATCAACCTGGCGGCGCTGGCGCAGGTGCGACAGGCCCGCGGCGGCAAGCTCGGCTTCAACATGAAGATCCTGCTCGAGATGGGCGAGGAAGCAGGCTCGCACGGCCTGCATGAGGTGTGCAGGCAGTACCGGGATTTCCTGAAGGCCGACGTGTTCATCTCATCGGACGGCCCCCGCCTGGCCGCCGACGAGCCAACGGTCTTCCTCGGCGCGCGCGGTGGGTTGAATTTCGATCTGCGCATCCAGTTGCGGGAGGGCGCACACCACTCCGGCAATTGGGGTGGCCTGCTCAGCAACCCGGGCGTGCGGCTGGCCCATGCGATTGCGAGCATGGTGGACGAGCGTGGCCGCATCCTCGTGCCCGCGTTGTTGCCTAACTGCCTGCCGGACAACGTTCGCCAGGCGTTGCGGACCATCGAAGTCGGCACCGATGCCGACGCGCCGGCCATCGCGCCGAACTGGGGCGAACCCGGGTTGACGCCTTCCGAGCGTGTGTTCGGCTGGAACTCCTTCGAAGTCATCACCTTCAAGACCGGCAACCCGGAAGCGCCTGTCAATGCCATCCCGGCAAGTGCCTACGCGATGTGCCAGATCCGGTACGTGGTGGGCAGCGACAACACGAACTTCATTGCCCACATCCGGCGCCATCTCGACGACCACGGCTTCGATGACGTGGCGGTGAGCCAGAACGGAACCGAGGCCATGGCCACGCGGCTGGACCCGGACTCGCCCTGGGTGCACTGGTGCATGGCGTCGATCGACCGCACGGTAGGGCGGCCACCCCGGCTGCTCCCCAACCTTGGCGGATCGCTGCCGAACGACGCGTTTGCCGACATCCTTGGCCTGCCGACATTGTGGATTCCTCACTCTTATCCGGGCTGTGCGCAGCACGCACCCAACGAGCACGTGCTCGCCAGCGTGACGCGGCAGGCCTTGCAGATCATGGCTGGCGTGTTCTGGGACCTGGGCGAGGCCGACACGCCTTCCAGGCGCAGCACGGTTCCGGCGAGCCCATAG
- a CDS encoding LysR family transcriptional regulator, with amino-acid sequence MKSDHLKETSLRYFLEVARCGSINGASERLCVATSAISRQISGLENALDVQLFERRPRGMVLSAAGEMLATHARRAALEADRVVLDILALQGFHKGHVSLACTEGFAINFLPGLVIDFQEKYPGIHFTLQVSGPAHVSEMVRTGDADIGMTFNRLAQKDIKVEHRQPAPVMVIMRPDHALAKSKSIRLSQLAAHALALPTPESSLRQLFDVACSRSGLLIEPRVTSNCATALHRFVLSGGILSLAGEVSVRNYVAEGTMVAVPLQDKMLEGRNIELQTLVGRTLPGVVKTFLSYVKGRLGEAEI; translated from the coding sequence ATGAAGTCAGACCATCTCAAAGAAACCTCACTGCGCTACTTCCTCGAGGTGGCCCGCTGCGGCTCCATCAACGGGGCTTCGGAACGCCTCTGCGTGGCGACCTCGGCGATCAGCCGGCAGATCAGCGGCCTGGAGAATGCGCTGGACGTACAACTGTTCGAACGCAGGCCGCGCGGCATGGTGCTGAGTGCCGCGGGTGAAATGCTGGCCACCCATGCGCGGCGCGCGGCGCTGGAGGCGGACCGGGTGGTGCTGGACATCCTTGCCCTGCAGGGCTTTCACAAGGGTCATGTGAGCCTGGCCTGCACCGAAGGCTTCGCGATCAACTTCCTGCCGGGCCTGGTCATCGATTTCCAGGAAAAATACCCGGGCATCCACTTCACCCTGCAGGTCTCGGGGCCGGCCCACGTGTCGGAGATGGTGCGCACCGGAGACGCCGACATCGGCATGACCTTCAATCGGCTGGCCCAGAAGGACATCAAAGTCGAGCACCGACAGCCGGCACCGGTCATGGTCATCATGCGGCCGGACCATGCCCTGGCGAAATCGAAGAGCATCCGGCTCAGCCAGCTCGCGGCCCACGCGCTCGCGCTGCCGACACCAGAGAGCAGCCTGCGCCAATTGTTCGACGTTGCCTGCAGCCGCTCCGGCCTGCTCATCGAGCCAAGGGTCACCAGCAACTGCGCCACGGCACTGCACCGATTCGTTCTCTCCGGCGGCATCCTGTCACTGGCCGGCGAGGTGTCGGTCAGAAACTACGTGGCCGAGGGGACGATGGTCGCCGTTCCTCTGCAAGACAAGATGCTGGAGGGTCGCAACATCGAGCTCCAGACCCTGGTGGGCCGCACGCTGCCAGGCGTCGTCAAGACGTTTCTGAGCTATGTGAAAGGCCGCCTCGGCGAAGCCGAAATCTAG
- a CDS encoding Crp/Fnr family transcriptional regulator — MRTGDARSTLEGANRPRRTFWIEAPAFDWTALTNGRQARTLSQGSTLFEQGDPVRSIFVISRGRVRLATYSDEGKERHLMVIGPGGLVGDWGVADRGSHLTAAVASVDTTVYEVPAAGFLRALQAEPELLAQAMAFAEQRIQALLQHHDLLSAGPAVKRVALALTGLAHAHGVPHPRGVRLQVRFTQAEMASICSLSRMSVSTVLKDLFSRGLLLRDGRWLVIAEPGKIDALIGSPDR, encoded by the coding sequence ATGCGCACGGGTGATGCCCGATCGACGCTGGAGGGCGCGAACCGTCCCCGTCGTACCTTCTGGATCGAGGCGCCGGCGTTCGACTGGACGGCGCTCACGAACGGTCGCCAGGCGCGAACCCTGAGTCAGGGTTCGACACTCTTCGAGCAGGGCGATCCCGTCCGGTCGATCTTCGTCATCTCGCGCGGCCGCGTCCGGCTGGCGACCTATTCGGACGAAGGCAAGGAAAGGCACCTGATGGTGATCGGCCCCGGGGGGCTGGTGGGCGACTGGGGCGTCGCCGATCGGGGAAGTCATCTGACCGCCGCGGTCGCGTCGGTCGATACGACCGTGTACGAAGTACCTGCTGCCGGGTTTCTCCGTGCGCTCCAGGCCGAGCCGGAGCTGTTGGCGCAGGCCATGGCGTTTGCCGAGCAGCGGATCCAGGCGCTGCTCCAGCACCATGATTTGCTGAGTGCCGGACCCGCCGTCAAGCGTGTCGCGCTGGCGCTGACCGGGCTGGCGCATGCCCATGGTGTGCCCCACCCACGCGGCGTGCGCCTTCAGGTCCGATTCACGCAAGCGGAGATGGCCAGCATCTGCAGCCTGTCGCGCATGAGTGTGTCGACCGTGCTGAAGGACCTGTTTTCCCGCGGACTGCTGCTGCGTGACGGGCGCTGGCTGGTAATCGCAGAACCCGGAAAGATCGATGCGCTGATCGGCTCTCCCGATCGATGA
- a CDS encoding aminotransferase class V-fold PLP-dependent enzyme, which translates to MQHPFSETRTLFPILTRKAQLSSCSQSALALPVRAAIQDYLASWQEDGMDWMGWMEAVNDAKSEFAKLIHAHPDEIAVMSSVSDIASSLGSALTFEPAQNGIVVGDIDFPSIGHVWLAHERKGAKVRFVQPDAEHCISLAAYAETIDRHTALVSVSHVSYYNGFLQDIAGVARLAHAHGALVFVDAYQSAGAIDIDVERDQIDVLASGAQKFMLGCPGIAFAYVRRAVAQRLFPSNTGWFGRVNPFAFDIHGLDFAKGAARFNTGTPPMVNAFAARAALKLLNSLDIPTVETYLRHLSGVALEEARRLGLELASPADPHRKGATTAVKVKDAARIERLMAEKGFIVSARNDVIRIAPHFYNTEQEVIGALRTLSGMLAG; encoded by the coding sequence ATGCAACATCCCTTCAGCGAAACCCGTACTCTATTCCCCATTCTCACCCGCAAGGCCCAACTCTCCAGTTGCTCCCAAAGCGCGCTCGCGCTGCCCGTCAGGGCAGCAATTCAGGATTACCTGGCGAGCTGGCAGGAAGACGGCATGGACTGGATGGGCTGGATGGAGGCCGTCAACGATGCCAAATCCGAGTTTGCCAAACTCATCCATGCCCATCCTGACGAAATTGCCGTCATGTCCTCGGTTTCCGACATCGCTTCGTCCCTGGGCAGCGCACTGACATTCGAACCCGCGCAAAACGGCATCGTGGTGGGCGACATCGATTTCCCTTCGATCGGCCATGTGTGGCTCGCGCACGAGCGCAAGGGGGCCAAGGTCCGCTTCGTCCAGCCAGACGCCGAACACTGCATCAGCCTGGCGGCGTACGCCGAAACCATCGACCGCCATACCGCCCTGGTCAGTGTCTCCCACGTTTCCTACTACAACGGTTTTCTGCAGGACATCGCCGGTGTGGCACGCCTGGCGCATGCGCATGGCGCGCTGGTGTTCGTGGATGCCTACCAGTCGGCCGGCGCCATCGACATCGACGTGGAACGCGACCAGATCGATGTACTGGCCAGCGGTGCGCAGAAGTTCATGCTGGGCTGCCCAGGCATCGCCTTCGCCTACGTGCGCCGCGCCGTGGCGCAACGCCTCTTCCCCAGCAACACCGGCTGGTTCGGCCGGGTCAACCCTTTCGCATTCGACATCCATGGTCTGGATTTCGCAAAGGGCGCCGCGCGTTTCAATACCGGCACCCCGCCCATGGTGAATGCGTTCGCAGCCCGGGCCGCACTGAAGCTGTTGAACTCCCTGGACATACCGACGGTTGAGACCTACCTCCGGCATCTTTCGGGTGTGGCGCTCGAGGAGGCCAGGCGTCTCGGCCTCGAACTCGCGAGTCCGGCCGATCCACACCGCAAAGGCGCCACCACCGCGGTCAAGGTGAAGGACGCCGCGCGGATCGAGCGTCTCATGGCGGAGAAGGGCTTCATCGTCTCCGCCCGCAACGACGTCATCCGCATCGCGCCCCATTTTTACAACACCGAGCAAGAAGTGATCGGCGCGCTGAGAACGCTTTCCGGCATGCTGGCCGGCTGA
- a CDS encoding GntR family transcriptional regulator — MNTQLEPVASKANSVNIARHLTEAITSAHFEVGTLLPTELELCKHYGTSRHTIRAALAELQALGLVSRRKNVGTRVVSAKPKLSFRPSLASVDDLVHFGTEHVRVVQSIERVEAGGALAGELGCAEGAVWLRFSSLRMETEKGSLPIGWTDVYVDPAYHEIADVVRASPDTLISALIEERFGRRIEEIQQDVRASALDDADIAKALGLEVGASVLKIVRRYLDADSVAFEVSVSVHPAERFSISMRLRR, encoded by the coding sequence ATGAACACACAGCTTGAGCCGGTCGCGTCGAAGGCCAATTCCGTCAACATCGCCCGTCATCTCACCGAGGCCATCACGTCCGCGCATTTCGAGGTGGGTACCCTGCTGCCCACCGAACTCGAGTTGTGCAAGCATTACGGGACGAGCCGGCACACCATCCGGGCCGCGCTGGCGGAACTGCAGGCGCTGGGGTTGGTGTCGCGGCGCAAGAACGTCGGAACCCGGGTGGTCTCGGCGAAGCCGAAGCTGTCATTCAGGCCGTCGCTGGCCTCGGTCGACGATCTGGTCCACTTCGGCACCGAGCACGTGCGCGTGGTGCAATCGATCGAACGGGTCGAGGCCGGCGGCGCGCTGGCCGGCGAACTCGGCTGCGCCGAGGGCGCTGTCTGGCTGCGCTTCTCGAGCTTGCGCATGGAGACGGAAAAGGGCAGCCTGCCGATCGGCTGGACCGATGTCTACGTCGATCCGGCCTACCACGAGATTGCCGATGTGGTGCGGGCCTCGCCGGACACGCTGATCAGTGCATTGATCGAGGAGCGATTCGGCCGGCGGATCGAGGAGATCCAGCAGGACGTCCGCGCGTCCGCGCTGGATGACGCCGACATCGCCAAGGCCCTGGGGCTGGAGGTCGGGGCTTCCGTCTTGAAGATCGTCCGGCGCTACCTGGATGCCGACAGTGTTGCCTTCGAGGTGTCGGTGTCGGTGCATCCCGCGGAGCGGTTCTCCATCTCGATGCGCCTGCGCCGATGA